The Phaeobacter sp. A36a-5a DNA segment CCCTGTCGTGCCGAGGAAGGCGTCGGTCTGACACCGTGGTCGCCGCTCGGTGGCGGGTGGCTGACGGGAAAATACAATGAAAAAGCACGGCCCAGCGGCGCAACCCGGCTGGGAGAAGACCCCAACCGTGGCGTCGAAGCCTACGATTTACGCAACATCGACCGTACTTGGCGGATCCTCGCGGCTCTGAAACAGGTCGCGCGAGATCTTGAGCGTCCACCGGCGCACGTCGCGCTGGCTTGGTTGGCGGATCGCCCCTGCGTCAGTACCCATTGCTCGGCGCGCGCACGAAAAAGCAGCTTGCGGACAATTTGGCCGGCGCCGACCTGGTGCTGACGCAGGAACAAAGCGCCCGCCTGACGCGAGCGTCGGCCCCGGGCCTGCCGAATTACCCGTACGGGTTCCTTCAGGACTGGTCAGGATTGGACTTCTGGCAGAATCTGGGGACTGCAACCTCAAAGTGAAACTTGACCTTCTACGGTGAGATAATACTTACGCCCACTCTATACCCTGAGCAGTTAGTCCCACTGTGTGGTGGCCTGTAACGACTGACGCAGACTGAGAAGGGGTCTGATCCGGCTTGGGGCGGAATCGTATCATAAGGCATTCCCGACCTTCGCTGCATGGCGCAAGAACTGGTAAGGAGCGGACGAAGTGCGCATTCGCTGCGGATGCGCCAACGGCTGCTTTCGGACATGGACGGGCCGAGAGGCTTTTGTTCGCTACAGGGCTGTGACGTTTGAATTTGGTCCCTATCGACTTATTCGGCAGCGTCAGAAACTCGATCCTGTCTTGGGGAGCATCCGAATTTGCGGGCATATTCTCTCGAGAACTGAGCCGAACTTTCGTATCCCACCCCGTAGGCAATCTCGGAGACCTTTGAGCCGGTGGTTTGAAGCTCATTACGGGCATGAAGCAGACGCAGATCTTTCTGGTATTGCAGCGGAGAGTTGCCCGTGACTGCTTTGAACTGTTCGAAAAAGGCCGAACTGCTCATACCCATACGAGCGGCAAGCTCTCCGACGACAAGGGGTTTGCCCAGATCTGACCGGATTTCGTGCGTCGCCGCAAAGATCCGGCTGGCCGTGTTATCGTGCCACACCAGTTTTTGAAGCGTGCCACCATGTTGCCCGATCAGCAGGCGGGCATGGATTTCCCGCGACGTGATCGGCGCCAGCATGTGTCGCGCCACTTCGGTTTCGCACTGGCGAAAGTATCGCAACAGGGCGTCTTGCATGTCGTCACCAGTGGGTGCGAGGCAAATCGAAAACGGATCTGACACACGTTGGGCGGATGACTGCGGCAAGGACGGAGCCAGGGCGCGAAGGAGATCCAGATCAAGGGGGAATACGAGCGCGACATAGGGATGATCGGGCGCGGCCTCGGTGATCCTTGAAACAACGGGCAGCGCGTTGCTGACGATCAGCGACTGCCCGGCCCGCACGGTGAGTGTTCTGGTGCTGGTCCCAACCTCTTTTGCACCTTGCAGGACCGCGCACAACAGCGGGCGGTAGACATTTGCGTCATGTTGGGTGGTCGCCGGGTGGGTGAGAAAAACCGTCCCGCCATCCTTATGTGTTAGTACACCCTGCGCAACGCCCGCGTGGTCAAGCTGCGCCAAAACATAGTCCAATAGCGTCTGAGGTCCCATGAATGCCTCCTGTGGATCGACCTACTTTACCACGGGAACAAAGCAAACGCTTACCCAAAACTTCGACTTATCGAGGATTGTGCAAGAAAGCTGAAGAATACTGAAAGAAAAATCCTGCCTTGTTGATTATCGTATGAACAGAAAGTTAGGGATTCGAGATATGAAAACCATTCTTATCACCGGGGCCTCGTCGGGAATTGGCGCGGCGACCGCCCGGCATTTCCAAGCAAACGGTTGGAATGTCATCGCCACGATGCGCAGCCCTACGGACAGCCCGGAGCTCGGCGCGCTAGAAAACGTGCATCTGGCCCAACTGGATGTGACGGATGCGGGTTCAATTGCAACGGCCGTAGGCGAAGGCATCGAACGGTTCGGGCAGATTGATGTTTTGCTGAACAATGCGGGCTATGGCGCCTATGGTGCGTTAGAGGCCTTTTCGATGGATCGCATCCGGCGTCAGTTTGACACCAACGTGCTTGGATTGATCGAAGTGACCAAGGCGGTTCTGCCCCACTTTCGTCAAAACCGGTCGGGCACGATCATCAATATCTCGTCCATTGGCGGGCAGATCACATTTCCACTTGGCGCGCTTTATCACGGCACCAAGTTTGCAGTTGAGGGACTTTCGGAGTCGCTGCATTACGAGCTGGAGCCCCTTGGCATTCGGGTCCGTATTGTCCAGCCGGGCATGGTACGAACCAACTTTGGGGGCAGTTCTTTCGATTTCGCCATGGATGAAAACCTGCCGGACTACGCGCCAATGGTTGAAGCCATGGGGCGCCTGTTTGGCAAGCTGGCCGCGAACCCTTCTGCGCCCGAAACTGTCGCGCAGGTCATTTGGGATGCGGCCAACGAGACCGGAAGCCGCCTGCGCTTTCGCGCTGGACCTGATGCTGAAGAGCTGCTCGATGCCCGCAAACAACAAGATGACGAGACGTTCATCGGTGGTCTCAAGCAAAAGATGGGACCCTGAAGGCTATCCAATCATTCATAGAAAGAGGGCATGATCCATGTACCGCGAAGCAATCGAAAAAGGCGGCTTGGCCATTGTAACCGGGGCGGCAAGCGGCGTCGGCAAAGTCGCAGCTCAACGACTGGTACAAGACGGTCTGGGGGTTGTGCTGGTAGATCTGGCAGGTGAGGCCTTGGACCGAGCCGAGGCGGAATTGCGCGATCTGGCGGGCGCGTCCGCAATCGTTCAGGCGGTTCCGACAGATGTCACAGACACCGACGCCATGACTGCCTTGGCGGATCAGGTCTTTGCGCTCGGAGAGGTAGCAGTCCTGATGAACAATGCCGGTATCGCGCTGCCGACCGGCAGTTGGAAAAACGCAGAGAACTGGCGCAAACTTTTAGAGGTCAATCTCTTTGGTGTCATGAACGGCGTGCATGCTTTCTTGCCACGCATGATAGAAGCTGCACGCCCGGCGGTGGTGATCAACACAGGGTCAAAACAGGGGATCACCACACCGCCCGGAAACCCTGCCTATAATACCAGCAAAGCCGCCGTGAAAGTCATGACAGAAATGCTGGCGCACGATTTGCGACAGGCCGAGGCGAAAATCACCGCCCATCTGTTTGTGCCGGGGTTTACCTATACTGGTATGATTAAGAAGTTCATGTCGGAAAAACCCGCCGCCGCGTGGACGAGCGAAGAGGCAATCGACTACCTGCTGAAGCGCATGTCGGACGGGGATTTCTATATTCTCTGCCCGGACAATGATGTGTCCGCAGAGCTCGACCGCAAACGGGTTGAATGGGCCGTGGGCGACATTATCAACAACCGCACGGCGCTCTCACGCTGGCATCCTGACTATGCGGATGCCTTTGCCGCGCACGAGGCCTTGGAATAGCCGCTCCAAAAGAGCGGCCGTAAATGGAGCCAGTGAAACTGTTGTCCAAATAACAAGGCTTACTCCTCATCTAAATACCTAGCGGACATTCGTGCGAAGCGCGGCATCAAGTATTTTGGGCTCCAAGCGGACCAACGCGATTTGCGGACATCTCGTTTTGCGTTGCGACGGCTTCGTTTGCGGGCCGACCGCGCGGTTCGCGTGATTTAGGATCTTCCCAATTTGCGCCGGGAATGGTCTCTTGCTGCGGATGACGAAGTGCCCCGTCGGGCCGAAACAGGACAGCGCAGAATGGATATCAGACTCAGCATCGTTGGCCTTGTGCGCTTCTCCGTGCTGACCCCGACCTATTATTCCGAGAAATTCGCGACCCTTGCCGATACGGCGGCTCATCTTTTCGCACCGGACCGGATGGAACTCAGGTTCCGGGTGTTTGAGCGGCTCTGCCTGCGCTCTCTCCTGCGCCAGAGCGATCAGGGATTTCACCTGATCGTCCTCACGGCTGAAGATATGCCCGAGCCCTATCTGGAACGCCTGTCGCGCCTGCTGGAACCCGCCGACAATATCACGCTGATGCCGGTGGGGCCCGGCGTGCATTACAAGATGCTGAAGCAGGGCTATAACGCCGTCCCAACAGAGGGGGCGACCCATCGCCTGATGTTCCGTCTGGATGACGACGATGCGGTGGATCTCGATTACATCGCCCGCAATCGGCGCCTCGCCACCGGGATGATCCCGCTACAGGGAGAGAGCACCCCCTTTATCCTTGCCAACAATCGCGGCATCTACCTGCGCCGCAGCGAGGGGCCGCAGGGCGTGCAGGACGAGATCTTCGATGCCTGCGAAAAGGCGCCGCTCTCGGTGGGGGCCGCGCTTGTGGCACCTGTCGGATATGGCGGCAATCCCTACCGCTACAATCACCGCCGCTACGCGCAGCACTGGAACGTGGTGTCGGATATCTCGACGCCGGGTTTCCTGCGCACCATTCATGGTGACAATAAATCCAGACCTGCGCAGATGGGGATCACCCACAAGATGTCCGAGGCCGAGATCGCCGCAGCACTTGACCGCCACTTTGCGATGACGCCGGACCAGCTGCGAGCTGTGCTGCCGTGATGTCCCGGCTGACCGGAAACCAGCTGGGCGCGCTGCTGATGATTGGCAGCATGGCGGGTTTCACGATCAATGACGGGATGGTCAAACTCGCGGGGCAGAGCCTGCCGCTCTCGCAGATCCTGGTGGTGCGCGGTATTGCCGTCAGCCTGCTGATCTACGCGCTTGCCCGCGCTTATGGCAGCTTGCGCCTGTCGCTGAGCCGCCGGGATTGGGGGCTTGTCGCAGGCCGCAGCCTGACTGAGGTGGCCACCACCTATTTCTTTCTCAGCGCCCTGTTGACCCTGCCCATCGCCAATGTGACGGCCATTTTGCAGATGCTGCCGTTGACCGTGACCCTCGCCGCGGTGCTGCTCTTTGGGGAACAGGTCGGCTGGCGTCGGGCCGCAGCGATTGGCGCGGGTTTTATCGGAATGCTGCTGATCGTGCGACCGGGACCGGAGGGCTTTGATAGCGGCACCGGCTACGCCCTTGCAGCGGTTCTTTGTATCACCGCGCGTGATCTCTTTACCCGCCGGATGTCGGCGGCGGTGCCCTCGCTGACCGTCAGCTTGATGGCGGCGCTGTCGGTCCTGCTGTTCGGTCTTGTGCTTGGCTTGCAGGAGGACTGGCAGCCGCTGACCCTGACGACCACGTTTATCCTGCTTTTTGCAGCCGGCTGCATCTTCGTCGGCTATCTGTTCTCGGTGATGGTCATGCGGGTTGGTGATGTGGCGGCGGTTTCGCCCTTTCGCTACACCGGGCTGCTCTGGGCCCTGCTGCTTGGCTGGCTGATGTTTGACAGCTGGCCGGATGCGCTCACCCTGCTGGGGGCGGCCATCGTCGTGGCTGCCGGTGTTTTCAGCCTGCTGCGGGAGCGCCCCCGCCGCCGCGCCAGCGCGCCCCTGTCACCGCCCGAGTAGACGCGTCAGGCCCGGATTGC contains these protein-coding regions:
- a CDS encoding AraC family transcriptional regulator, which translates into the protein MGPQTLLDYVLAQLDHAGVAQGVLTHKDGGTVFLTHPATTQHDANVYRPLLCAVLQGAKEVGTSTRTLTVRAGQSLIVSNALPVVSRITEAAPDHPYVALVFPLDLDLLRALAPSLPQSSAQRVSDPFSICLAPTGDDMQDALLRYFRQCETEVARHMLAPITSREIHARLLIGQHGGTLQKLVWHDNTASRIFAATHEIRSDLGKPLVVGELAARMGMSSSAFFEQFKAVTGNSPLQYQKDLRLLHARNELQTTGSKVSEIAYGVGYESSAQFSREYARKFGCSPRQDRVSDAAE
- a CDS encoding SDR family NAD(P)-dependent oxidoreductase, with protein sequence MYREAIEKGGLAIVTGAASGVGKVAAQRLVQDGLGVVLVDLAGEALDRAEAELRDLAGASAIVQAVPTDVTDTDAMTALADQVFALGEVAVLMNNAGIALPTGSWKNAENWRKLLEVNLFGVMNGVHAFLPRMIEAARPAVVINTGSKQGITTPPGNPAYNTSKAAVKVMTEMLAHDLRQAEAKITAHLFVPGFTYTGMIKKFMSEKPAAAWTSEEAIDYLLKRMSDGDFYILCPDNDVSAELDRKRVEWAVGDIINNRTALSRWHPDYADAFAAHEALE
- a CDS encoding SDR family oxidoreductase — encoded protein: MKTILITGASSGIGAATARHFQANGWNVIATMRSPTDSPELGALENVHLAQLDVTDAGSIATAVGEGIERFGQIDVLLNNAGYGAYGALEAFSMDRIRRQFDTNVLGLIEVTKAVLPHFRQNRSGTIINISSIGGQITFPLGALYHGTKFAVEGLSESLHYELEPLGIRVRIVQPGMVRTNFGGSSFDFAMDENLPDYAPMVEAMGRLFGKLAANPSAPETVAQVIWDAANETGSRLRFRAGPDAEELLDARKQQDDETFIGGLKQKMGP
- a CDS encoding DMT family transporter, with protein sequence MMSRLTGNQLGALLMIGSMAGFTINDGMVKLAGQSLPLSQILVVRGIAVSLLIYALARAYGSLRLSLSRRDWGLVAGRSLTEVATTYFFLSALLTLPIANVTAILQMLPLTVTLAAVLLFGEQVGWRRAAAIGAGFIGMLLIVRPGPEGFDSGTGYALAAVLCITARDLFTRRMSAAVPSLTVSLMAALSVLLFGLVLGLQEDWQPLTLTTTFILLFAAGCIFVGYLFSVMVMRVGDVAAVSPFRYTGLLWALLLGWLMFDSWPDALTLLGAAIVVAAGVFSLLRERPRRRASAPLSPPE
- a CDS encoding glycosyltransferase — translated: MDIRLSIVGLVRFSVLTPTYYSEKFATLADTAAHLFAPDRMELRFRVFERLCLRSLLRQSDQGFHLIVLTAEDMPEPYLERLSRLLEPADNITLMPVGPGVHYKMLKQGYNAVPTEGATHRLMFRLDDDDAVDLDYIARNRRLATGMIPLQGESTPFILANNRGIYLRRSEGPQGVQDEIFDACEKAPLSVGAALVAPVGYGGNPYRYNHRRYAQHWNVVSDISTPGFLRTIHGDNKSRPAQMGITHKMSEAEIAAALDRHFAMTPDQLRAVLP